caattaaaaacacacaatgacttCCCAATTTCTTATTCTCCACTAGCAGCGCCACATTGTAGTTACAGTCTATAATTCAATACAGAATCTGCATACAAAAAATCATGAGACGACACCATTTTCTGGCACTATGAGTCATTTATGTTCAAAGTAAACCAGAGTCTTTatctctcactctgtctctgaACCAAATGGGAGAATGGAGACGCAGCATCTGGCATCATTAAACACTTGTTATGAGGACGGAAAAGGCTTTAAACGTTTTGCTGCCGCCGCTGCTTGAGGAAAGCTTTTGCTCTGGTTTAAATGAGTGGACTGCCCCAGGTGCCGAAACCGTGAGCGTGCGCGCGTGTCCACAGGTTTTCCGTTGGTGAGGTTGTACAGTGATGCGCCTGATAACCGCTTTTTCCAATTTcaaatctgcatattttaacgaGATGACCTTTGAGCGGTGACTAGACTCGTGTGAAATTGCCAGGCCAGATGTGCTGTTTTTGAGctgcaaaataaacacacacacacacacacacacacacacacacacacacacacacacacatatatatatcagtCTGTGGATCAGCTTCTCTCCACCCATCCACCCTTGCAGAGAAGAGCAGTCCCGTTATGCACATTTTAGGTTCAAAGACCATAAAATACAACTGAGGATTTTATTCTATCGCTCTATCCCTTTTCATTAAAAAAGCCTACTTCATATATCCACATCTctgccgggactcgaacccggaGCCTCTGGATTAGAAGTCCAGCGCGCTATTCCATTGCGCCACAGAGACTAAGGCACCTTTCTCACTATCAAAACCGGGTTTATACTCCCCCTCCCAGCCCTGCGCAGCATCCTCACCATCGTTCAGCATCAGGACCGCAGCCCTGTGGTGTAATAATTTGCCGACCGGTAGGGGGTGCTGCCGCCGCATAATCATTATTACCTAAATGTCTGATAGAAACAGTAGGAACTCCCGCTTTTCATCCCCCATTGGTTTCATGCAGGTTATCTCGTCAAAATATCATTATGGTGATATTATCGGAGCAAAACTAAAAGATGGAACATTGTGCATTGGAAATGCATCAACAACTATGAGCCAGAGTACTTGTAGTTcctagaggaaaaaaaaaaaccagccaATACTTCTATTACCCCTATTACCCCAGCTTATTTCTTACTCaagaaatgggaagaaattcTACAGGGTTTAGAGTGAACAGTCTATAAACAAATTCGTTCCTGGACCCCACAGGGCTGAAGCAATTTTCTCATCCATCACAATAGAAAATTGCAGACTGACGTGCAGCTCAGGTGGAATCGTGCCTGTTGTGTGGTTTGGACTTTGTGTGGGAAATCCAGTGTATGCCAAATTAACAGCAATCAGACAAAAACTCAGAAAGGCAGAGAGGCATTTTACAAGTGTTGATGTTACATTGAGCTGGCAGTGGTTAAGTATAGAGATGTCTGTCCAGCAACAGAGCTGATGACTCTGTGGGGATTATAACAACATCAACAATGTTGAATTAACTCTTAAATTTTGCAAACACTGGCATTTATAGTAAAACGTTTGCTGTATCCTTTATAAACAGATTGACAAAATGCATTactcaacacacaaaaaacttaTATTGTCATCTGCAAGCCAAAAGGCATTCAACGTAACAGGCAATTTCCAGGCATCAGTTACAATTTTGTTGAAGCTAAATAGACTAGTGCCTAATCTCcgaacgttttttttttttttttgcctgtatgCTCTTGTTAATGTACCCTGCATAAACAGGAGTTGGATCTGACTTTACATCACAGCTTGCTTTTATTCACACTGCAGGACAAAAACGGCTGAGGCGCAGTATGTAGCTCCTGTGCGGCTCAGTAGGAGGTAAGGCCTGAGGCAGGCTGCCGGTGAGGAGCCTGTTCACATACACAGCTTCCACCACTGGGTTACCTCTCTACATTGCAGCCCCTCTCTTTCCTGGCGTTAAAAATGCATCTGAGCATCTGCAGTCTGGATAAggtaaaatataaatgacaGCCTacggatgaaaagaaaaaaatatgccaCCCTACAGCCACAAACACACCTTTTTGTGCACAAATAACATCAGCAGGCACACTGGTTGAACTGGCAGTGACTGCGCACTCAGGGTAAAGAAAAGTGATTAATGAATCTGACGTCACAGCACAATTAGGCAAATTACATAAGGCATGTAGGACATGTCTAATTTTGGCCGCTGGTTGTTGTTCACACTGAAAACAAGTGTGAAATAAAGTGGGTCACATTTGCATGCACTTTGCACTCTGCTGCTGGATTTGATGACCTCAGAGCTTCCATGAGTGTAATTAAGTACAAGGAAAGAACATCAAAAACATCATTTCTGAGTAAAGAATAATATAATCCTTTATTTAACACTTAGATGACACCAGTCCGCTTTAGGCCAGAACAGTACatatacacaaaacaaaactcccACAGTCATATTCAGTCCGCATTCACTTTAATTCCCTCTGCTCATCACTTCTGGTCCTGAGCTCAGATCATCATCAGGGCTACGGAGGTGAGGACGGACAGCCCAATGACTGTGTAGCCGGTGCTGTAGACCTCTGGAATTTTGAAGCCTTTGCCGAAATCCCAACActgattaaataataataaatagaagAGAATCATAGAGAAAAACATTAAGCATAATAAAACATCTTCAGTTTATAAATGATGGcaaatgtaattttatatttaagtcAGTAAAATTAGCAAAACATAACAAATCTGTATCCTCTTAAAAGCTTAAGATAAGCAGTCCAAACGCCACACTAAACACACAAATGGAAACACACTACCAAAGAATCTCAAATATTCCCTAGCATGTGGAAAGAAAAAGATAAGCAGTTCCtagttaaataaatgaaattattaatTCTTACCAAGTGGCGGATGCCGTTATAGGTGTGGTAAGACAGCGGGAAGGTGATCCCAAACTTGGCCAACCCAGTGAGGAATGGGCCAATGGACAGTGAGTGGATTAAATCCAGGTAGTAGGGGTAGCTTCCTGGCAAGACCAGCGCTGCCATCGCAAAGGCTGAGACAGCTAGATACAGACAGAAGTCCTGAGACCATGTGCAAGCAACCTTTTATAAACAGTGAGTGAGAAATAATGGCATGTATAAAGAAGCACCACATGCCTCTAACACTTTCTTTCCATGAGCCACTTTACCACATAACGCGACTCACCATTAATTTTTTAACACGTGAAAGCCTCAGTTATGTAAATACTTCTCCCCCCCTTGCTGGAGTGAATTAAATGACAGCCAAACAATGGCTCTGGATCAAACAAGCGCTTCACTGGCTGCCTCCTACAATGCGCTGAACATAATGGCTCATTCTAAGCTTCTATTTCTGTATTGTCTGGATGCTAAAAAATCTGAAGTAAATTACTCTGTATGAGAAAAAACATTCTTTAAAATctttacatacacacagaaaattgccttgaaaaataaatgttaaacacTAAACGGAATGTTTAGATGGAACTGATACTGTCGCGGTGAGTTTTACATCCCTCACTGTGCAATGCAAGTTGATTTCAGACATGTGATTAGTCATGTGATACTTTAATAGAAAGCTAAGAGACAGTGAGTGGCAGTTAATGTCTGCGAGTTAGCCTGGCTGATGAGTTTGTGCCTTATTGGGCCAATTAACACATAAACAAAGCTGAGCTCAGCTTTTACAGCATGTTCCATGAAGGTCAGCAGCACTGATATACAATACTACAATGACACACGTTTTACTCCAGGCAAATGACTAAAAGCTGTTAGTCATCTAGTGTTAATTTTCACATGCTAGGTTTAATTGTATTGAACAACTTCTGTTTTGTAATTCCAGTAAATGCTCTTAGCAGCAATCAATAGTGACAGACTAAAATGCCCTGAAGACATTTCCAGGGTCAATCAAAAGCTGACAGTGGCTGTATAGCTTCACTCTGATgttaaaaggacaaaaaaagctggggtacatgtgtgtgtgtggccattTTGGTACTGTAAGggcaaaattaaaatatttacttgCTTTAACTTTAACCTTTGATGgcaaaaaaacagatgtgttaCCTCCAGTGAGCCCAATTCCAGTTCCTCTGTGCATGATAGACATCATCATGGGGACAGAccatctgaaacacaaagacaacacaGCACACTTAGACACACAGGAGCCTCCAATGATGattatttgaaatatttaaaattattttctgttggGTCACATTTGCATGCAAATGAGAGCTGTGATTTACAAGTCACACCACTGCAGTTCTTAAGTTTTCACTATCGTGTATAGACAATGATAGTTACACGTGCAATGTCTGCATGTATGTATTAAGGTAATCTAGTACAGAGTAGGTTAAACCAGGTGAAAGAGTATGACGTAAATCAATGGATCACAAATTGTAGAAACTAAAGATGGTTTAACTCTAGGTGCCCGGAGTCATCACAATAATcccaaatgacagaaaaatattAGAGTTTGAAATAAAACTGAGCCAGGAGGGTAGCTTAGTGAGAAATTACAAGACATATAGTGAACACAAAGGTTTTCTTTACTGCAAGTGTTAGGATTCCAATAACTGGGTGGCAGTGCATTATAAGGTGCTTATTGCAATAAATCTCAGGTATTTGTGGGTTGCCCTGCTGTTTTATTAGCTCCAAAAGAATGAACACCCTGCACAATCTGAAAATGGACTTCAACGGTAATAATATTTTCGGCTCAGAAAATGTGTTGAAGCAGATTTGAGGTGTCTCTGACAACAttaaacaaacagcagatgacTTTTACTTTTACAACTAAGTCTGAACAACACTCCAAGAACACATCAGAAGGAATACAGTACATACTTGTAGATGGTGATATGGGGAGACATGGGTCGGTTTAATCTGACATTTTTGTCCCAAAACTTGTTCATCTCCTCCTTGGCTGTGGATCCCATTGGAGCAGCACTGACGAGGACAGAAAATGggggatttacagaaaaaaaaaaagtttgcagtaGCACAATTTATAGCCCATATATGCATCTATGTCATTATTATAAGCAttagcagacaaacacagaacTCACTGTCTGTACAGGACACTGTACTGGGGTTTGGCGAGACAGATACTCTGCCGGCCCAACGTCCTAAAgataagacattaaaaaaaaaaaaaaagttttagatTTAAAGCCCGGCAGACTATCAAGGCTTTGGTGCCAGCAAACAAGCACAGAATAAGAAACATGTTATAAACATGAAGTTTAtggatatttttaataaatggacAAAGCTGAATTGGACCAAGAGGCaacaagaccaaaaaaaaaaaaaaaaaaaaaaaaaatgaacaagaacaagaacatatacaaaaaataagACAAAGGAAGTTGGAAATCTTTCTCAAATCAGACACGAGAAATCTTGCAATTATTCAAATTGTACAAATGTTTATaccatcaattaaaaaaaactctaaatCAAACATGACTGAATGatttgtagtattttttttatatagttccATAAACATATATACATAGTCTTATCATTAGCTCTGGGGAGCATATAAGAGGTGAGAAGCGTTTGttaaacaaaatttaaagaacAATAAGTTCACTTCGGATAAACAACGGTCTGCTTCACATTTAAGGTGAAACACACAAAACCTGACAATCAGTTGACCTGGAGCTGGCCGTGTCAAGACAGTGTAACAGTGTAGCTTGATTATCAGTCAACGCAAACATAAATTAGTCAATTTCAGATAATTGACGACGAACCGATTTCTCGTCAAGCAGTCATGCGAAGGTGAAAGGCACCAAATATAACCGCTTACCACTGCCATTAATAATACTACCAGTCAAAGTTCACTCTCAGACATCCGAGAACATCTGGCGCTAGCCCGCTAGCTATCCTCAGCTAGCGGCTTTCGCACCACATTTGcgataaaaaaggaaaataaatgcagtgtaaAAGTTACACTGAGGTGCGTCAACCTCAACCGTAAATTAATTTTACTGTAAATTTCTCTACCCGCCTTTATATCCACAAGAAAAAGGTGTAAAACCTTCCCCAAGCCCAAAAGTTATGCAGCGAAGATATACTGACCTTAGAAGCAGCGCCATGTTTGACGGGCAGTCAGCGGAAATGACGTAGCGGATGTTGTTGTTCAGCAGCGGTATCTAAAAGCTTGAAGCGGAATGGTTTGAGTGCTTTAAGTCATGGATTAATGTTTTACATTTGCCTTGTTTGATGATGAGATTATCTTACAGAAAACAGATGTTTTAGTGttgaaaaatgacagaaaaattaGGAAACATGCTTTTATTTGGAATCTTTTTTGCAGCAAAATGCATTCGGCTTTAAAGGAAGCCCATATTCATTCACCAATTTAATACTGGAATtaaattttactttgaaataataaaatacctAACAAATAAAGGGTGtgatttatattcttttttttcagtcatattTATGAGCTTTTTGCACTTTGGCAATGGGTTTGTCAGTAAgacatttgtctttttaaatagGTAAATCAATATACTGATGAAAACCAAATTAGTACGAACCGTGAAATGACAAACAAATGTGACTGtgtaagtaaaatgtaaaataaaataatattttaagagtttacatgttctccgtGTGTCCAAGTGGATTTTCTCTGGGTGCTCTGTCTACCTCTCACTGGCCAAAGCCATATTTTTAACCAGCTGTGGGCGAATGTGAGCATGAGtgtggttgtctgcctctctgtggtaCCTCTGTGATGGAAACAACCTGACACCTGTCACAAcctgtaccccacctctcagcCTCTTACCCAGTGTCAGTTAGGATAGGGCCCAGTCCAGCCAACAAAAATGGACTGGTGGAGGCATTCTTACATACAAatagctacttttttttttttaaataccaaatACTCTTCCTGACACAGCCCAAAGGGATTTATGTCTCCTCATTTGCTtgttaggtgtgtgtgtgtgtgtgtaaaccacTATACTATAAAGTAATTCTTTTATATTATCTCAAAATATCAGCACCTATTTCATAGTTAATTGTTGCTCAAGTAAATTCTCAGGCAAAAATACCATTAGCCATTTCCATGTCAGGATTTGGCTGCTTTCTCTGATGTGACAGGAACATGCAAACACTCAGAGTTTGAATTTTTTGAAAAGTTCTgacatttggctttttttttttaattcctttaatttttaattttcatgagCAAAGAGCAGAGTATTTTTATCTACTGGGCAAACAACTTTCCTAAACCAAATCTGCACAGGATACTTAAAAGAAATGTCCAGTTAATTTACTGTTTTTCATGTCTGGTGATGACTGTGGTCTTAGTTTGCTTTTAGAGGAGGTAAGTGACGTAAGTGCTTAAACAGTCTGTGAATTCTGCCTGAATCATTTTTATTCTCTGATAATGCATATTTTGTCTGGGTGCACTATCCAACTTAGTGAGCCATAGAGAAGTCACAAAGataaaggaacatttttcaaGATTATTATCCTGTTCTTCCATTGCACGAACAGATTAGCCCAATGTGACACTGAGATGGaagaacagagagaaacacacagcagcactcATGTCTTCTCCTTTTACTCAAATAAAATGGATACAtggaaaacatatttaatagTATTGTAAGACCAGAGCTCCATACAATCCACACTCATACAaaccaacaaaaagaaaaaatgataaGGTTAGTGATGCCCAGAAGCTCTTCTAGATATTCCCAATTGCCTCCTCTCACACACTGATCAGccagtgcattaaaaacatgtgtGTAATACTATGTAGACTGTGTATTCTAGCAGACAAAACAGAGAACCTGGGAACCTTGCAGCAGGTTTTTCCAGCAAAACATGGAATTGTCACATCACCAACCTTATACACTTAATCTGTCAGATCAGTGTTGCAAACAAAAGCAGGGACCATGTGCCTCAAAGTGAAGAATGCTAAGGTTGGTTATATGACAGCTGAAACAACTTAAGGGAATAAGGAGTGATACTGATCAGTGATTAATGTTTAAATAATGGGCAGACAGACTTTggaacacattttatttggtAAATTTAACATGACAAACAACATCTGGTACTCCCTTAGAGCCAAACAGGCCACAGTACATCACTTTAGTAGCAGCTTAGGTAAGGCACAAAGGTTTACATTACTATCAGCCTGCTGGAAATGTTTTctgataaaaagagaaaaactcaaAAGCCTATTTTCAGCAGTATTTTTCTGATAATCAGATTTGTGAACTGATCCATGCAATATTAcaactgacagacacacacacacagttttaccCTCGtgagcacaaacaaacacatctatGCATacgcacacagagacacatgaCTCAAAGTGACATTTTCTGAATGTTAATAATATGTCTCCTGCTCCACCCAGcctggaagagatgaagagagaaaggcagaaagacaaagagagaaagtgTCAGGGAACAAAATGACAGGCGAGCATTTTTCATAATATCCTTTTGTATCGCTCTATTTGTATTCATCTCATTGCTTTTGTCTCCGTACATTTCCAAATGAATCCCCTTATAACTCTAAGACTTTGATCAGCCGTCCGTGACACACAGATTAACAGAAATGATGAACTGTCACGATAAATTGTATTTGTCTCCCCGTGTCCTGCCTCTCATCTGCTGTAAGGCTGTGGCAGTGAACAGATTTTGAGCCATTGTAGGGTGTccatatcatctgcataatcTTCAGAACATATCTCAAGAGTCTTCATCAGCCTGCTTTAATTTCCTTTCTAATAATTTGCAGCTGGCTCTGTTGGTGTGGGACAGGTATATTCTGTTTCCTGGTCTCACAGTTTTACATACGTGCCAAAGTTGGTACATCGACTCTGCTCTCGACATATTACACTTGCATGAAATGGTTGTGAACCCTTTGCTATATTTCTGTATAAATATGTCCAAAAACATCCAATTTTCCTAAAAGCGGACAACAAGTACAAATAAGCAGTAACTGGTTATCAGTCCTGCACACTGGCTTGGAGGAATTTAGTCTATTTTAGTCCTCTAAACACAAAACTTTGGGTTTCCTCACATGAACGGTTTGCTTTGCATCACTGCACAATTTCTGTAACATGAAGGTTAAGACTTCTTCTGCTACCTTCCTTGGTAGAACAATCTTTGTGCTATGGGTTGTCTTCTTGCTTTATGCACTTTTCTCTTGAGATTCTTATTCGTGACTGCACTGTTTTCCTTTATTTGAACAGAATACttcttaaatgaaaaaaaaaggggggggggggtttatcCATCCATAAAACATAATTCAAATAAGGGCTGGACaacatggaaaaaaattttATCACAATAATTTCTTTCATATCAGTCAATATGGATATACACCAGAATATAAATCTAATCACTATTTCTGTCAAGCTTAAAGGTCGTTTTTACTCCTAAGTGAAGAAATCAGGTTAACTttgatttaaatattatttattttctgtcaggAGCTGAACATGATAAACGTACTGGTAGGTATATAATAAACTAAAATCGTAATTCTGACCAGTCAAAGGCTTCAAATGTTACAGAAGAGCACAAACTAAATGGGAAACTAAATGATTTGCTCAGtttcaaataaataacatagatattaatataaaatctaaaacataaaaaaaactgtactgtATAATTTCTTTTGTATGTTTTAAATTGTTGGGGAAAACCCCCAGAAATAATACACAAAAACCATTTTGCTTATATCCTCAGTACAAATTCAAGAAACCCTTAAATATAAACAAAggagaacacaaacaaaatggaCAGATTCGCTCAATTTTGGTCTGCTTATGTGCCAaggcaatcaatcaatcaatcaatcaatcaatcaatctttttttttttttttaaaaaggtacaaAATCTGCAGTTCTGTCTCAGTGAAGTTGGCAGTGAAgctcatatactgtatgtatcaGATGTGCGACCACAAAAGTGTGccacagctgttcagctgtctTTCAGCACTCCATGTGCAGCTGGAAAAAAGCGCCATCTGAGAGAAATATTTACAGCCAGGGAGTTGATAACGAGGGTCAGTTACTTGAATCAGCCACTTAAATCTGACATTTTCGACTGTGATTACTTGCATCATGTCTCTTACAATAAAGTAGGCTGTTGCATTTACAACATCACTGTGTCTcttggttttattttgtcataagGCACGGCACAGGAGAGAGTGTGTGGGACTGTAAAGTCTTGCATTGTGCAGGTAAAACGGTCAACTGTGCACTGCTCGAGATGGACAGGTTGCAGCGTGTGCTACTTCTTCTGCATCTTTGTTGGACTTTAAATACCCATTTCATTGGACCCTTCTT
This portion of the Archocentrus centrarchus isolate MPI-CPG fArcCen1 chromosome 17, fArcCen1, whole genome shotgun sequence genome encodes:
- the sdhc gene encoding succinate dehydrogenase cytochrome b560 subunit, mitochondrial, which translates into the protein MALLLRTLGRQSICLAKPQYSVLYRHAAPMGSTAKEEMNKFWDKNVRLNRPMSPHITIYKWSVPMMMSIMHRGTGIGLTGAVSAFAMAALVLPGSYPYYLDLIHSLSIGPFLTGLAKFGITFPLSYHTYNGIRHLCWDFGKGFKIPEVYSTGYTVIGLSVLTSVALMMI